AAATCAGTGTTGGCTATAGCAGTTTGTGACATCTAGGGCATGTGAAAAGAGCTCATTTCGATCCAAGAGAGCTACAAATCAAGTTAACCAGGCAGGTGAAGTTTATTTACgcagtaatgtgttttaaaaatcaatactAGTAGTAGATAAGATAAGTTTGCTTTCCAACTATTATTTCTATGTCTTGTTTCTTGTTCCTATACTATCGAATAATACACCTGAAATGACATTATCGAGCCTGTGTTCCAATATCCTAATtagatttttgtacattttgtatgaaACACTGACACCCTGAATAGGACTGTAGTACTGTAATTACTGAATGGATGTGAAAAGGAAATATTCTACAAACAGGTAGTGGTAGTTCCTATCAGAAGATACAGAACCTGTAATGAAATGCAACgtgtgtttaaaattgttttcgaATTTAAAATCTTTCTGTCATGTAATGGTGTTATTGCTGGAAGGGGTGTTCTTCGATCACTGGGTGTTTTATTGAGTTGACATGAAACTGTTTTTTGATAAATCTTCCCCCTTGGAAGACCATTTTAAACCTTTTGGTTGTCAAAATGGTGAATTTTCCCCTGCACtgtataacaaaaagaaaacagatgcaGTAAATTGTATTGACACCTTTTGTGCTTGGGGGAGTGATGTGTTggataaaaataaagcatgactCACTGCTCATGTGTTACCTGCCTTCCggcattaaataaaacagatatgTATAGCTGTACAGTAAGGCAGTAAAATGTGGCTGTTACTTACTCATCAAGTTCCAAACAAAGCCAATATATCAATCATTCCTCATGCTAGTTTCAGTTAAGTAAGTTTTTATGTGTACTTTTTATTGATCCATGCAGTAAAAAAGTACCCCCCTGTGTACATTCTTGAAGTATTCTTTTAAATAGCAAGTATAATATATGGACAACACCGTATGTTTAAACCTATATTAAACAGAAGCATTCtgggattttattttatatcaaactCTGCATCTTATTAACACTGTTGCCTAAAATACGAAAAAGTTATTCAAtgctacacacaaaacaaaccaaaaaaaaataaaaaatgtaaaaaatttacGTTAATTGTATCTCACAGTAAACAGATACATGAAAAAACGGTTTTGAAATGATCTGCTATTTTGAATAGATACGGTATCATTTGATAATAATCATCAACATGCTTACAGATGCTTGACAATGCACCTTAAAGTGTGACCAGCACGATCTGGAACACTTGAACATTGTTCTTGGTCCCAGTGAACCAGAACAATATATTTTGATTCCAGTGATGAAGGTTTTTGCTTGGTCTATTTGGCTTTCTGTAGTTATCATGGCtttcacaatttccatgaaaTGTACCCACAGTAGTGTAATACGTAGTTTTACTTAAATAATCCCCATTTCTGAACGAATAGTGTAAATATCATGTTTTTCATCACTTCAAAATAAAGACAGCAAATATTTGCCTTACTGACTTgttgcaatgcattctggaacCTGGCAACCATCTTgttttgcttctggtaaatgattgaacacactgcatagagctgcaggatttctttaaaatgtcttctgtaaaaaagaaaccagctgcatcaaagagcAGAAACTtgtctgctaaagatcgctctgtccaatACAAGAAAGGGACATTTTAcctgtctgttgttatttttaaatgtatttatgtttttattttgtttgataattcattgACATTCTGTaatttagtatttaaatattCTGAGAAAAAGATACATTTTGAACATGACAACATAAATGTGTTCTGCTTttataatattatgtttaatcataaaatattttgaaatacttaTTTTCAGATCATGAAAAGCAGTGAAATAAGCCAtctttttacagtgaaaaaaatatagccCTAGCTTAGTTTTATCATAGATTAGCAACAGAATTTATGCTGACATATTTAAATTTTTGGAACATTTTAAGTGCACTGCAACCTGTTTATAATAGATTGCACAGGGGCATATTTCCCAGCAAAGTGACAGTGTAAGTTTGACTTCACAGGGGGCCAGTGATAGTCCACTGTCAAGTAACGAGTCAGTGCTCCATAATTCCTGGTACATTCCAGTCCAGTTCACCCACCCTAGCAGTGTCACACATACCCATTGAGATTGTAGCCATTGAAGTTGGTTCTCTGAGTCCTGGAGGAGGAGGCGGGGGGCCGGGGGTCTTTGCTCTGGGGATGGTCATTGCTGTTGTGCACCGACGGGTTCCGGAAAGTCATTTGCTGCGAGTGTTGGGGATTGCTGATCGGGTAAGGGTGGCGTCCCCCAAGACCGAAGTGTCTTGCACCCTCTTCCTGCCCACAGCAGGAGGCACAGAGGATACCCCCACCTAGGAAGGAGAGCAAGGCAGACACCATGCCCACGTAGAGCGACTCGCCCATCTCGTACTTGTAGCTGGAGGACAGGTTAGGGTTGTAGAAAATGCTGATCACCTCGTTAGTTGTCCATGACACAGGGATCAAGCACATGAAGCCAGCAGCCAGGAAACAGCAGCCTCCAGTGCCAGCCACTTTGGATCTGGCCGAGGACTCCAGCATGCAGGTGGTGCACTTCATCCCAATACAAGAGATGGCACAGCCCAGGCTGGACAGAGCCACTGAGATGACCATCATGGCCCGTGCAGCCTGGAGATCAGAGGGCAAGGCTAGCAGAGAGTTGTAGGTCTTGCACTGGATGGTGCCCATGCTGAGGTAGGCACACTCCATCCACAGGCCTTTCCGGTAGCCCATGGATGTGATAATGTTGGAGCCGATATGTGCAGTGGTTCTCCAGTTGGGCAAAATGGTAGCAACCAGTGTCCCTAAAAAACCCAGCATTCCCAGAATGAAGCCTATCAGCTCCAGCCCTGTGGAAGACATTCCTAACCCTTCTTTTCACTCAGAAATTAGATTCTCCTGGATAAGTTAGCAAGAATTTGTTCAATGTTCCTCTCCTGTTCTGGGTGGTCTGAAAACCAGGGGATATCTAGGTGACTGTCTTAATATGAAAGCAAACACGCTGGTTAAATATTCACTCATCAGAGAGCTATTTCCCAGCCACCAGTAACAAACACTAGACCCTCTACTAT
This window of the Polyodon spathula isolate WHYD16114869_AA chromosome 7, ASM1765450v1, whole genome shotgun sequence genome carries:
- the LOC121318747 gene encoding claudin-14-like isoform X1 — translated: MSSTGLELIGFILGMLGFLGTLVATILPNWRTTAHIGSNIITSMGYRKGLWMECAYLSMGTIQCKTYNSLLALPSDLQAARAMMVISVALSSLGCAISCIGMKCTTCMLESSARSKVAGTGGCCFLAAGFMCLIPVSWTTNEVISIFYNPNLSSSYKYEMGESLYVGMVSALLSFLGGGILCASCCGQEEGARHFGLGGRHPYPISNPQHSQQMTFRNPSVHNSNDHPQSKDPRPPASSSRTQRTNFNGYNLNGRHFKEILQLYAVCSIIYQKQNKMVARFQNALQQVSKANICCLYFEVMKNMIFTLFVQKWGLFK
- the LOC121318747 gene encoding claudin-14-like isoform X2 translates to MSSTGLELIGFILGMLGFLGTLVATILPNWRTTAHIGSNIITSMGYRKGLWMECAYLSMGTIQCKTYNSLLALPSDLQAARAMMVISVALSSLGCAISCIGMKCTTCMLESSARSKVAGTGGCCFLAAGFMCLIPVSWTTNEVISIFYNPNLSSSYKYEMGESLYVGMVSALLSFLGGGILCASCCGQEEGARHFGLGGRHPYPISNPQHSQQMTFRNPSVHNSNDHPQSKDPRPPASSSRTQRTNFNGYNLNGLHFYWVLTKISPRLNQQTQGRELVCCGLCVCCHRSELM
- the LOC121318747 gene encoding claudin-14-like isoform X3 — protein: MSSTGLELIGFILGMLGFLGTLVATILPNWRTTAHIGSNIITSMGYRKGLWMECAYLSMGTIQCKTYNSLLALPSDLQAARAMMVISVALSSLGCAISCIGMKCTTCMLESSARSKVAGTGGCCFLAAGFMCLIPVSWTTNEVISIFYNPNLSSSYKYEMGESLYVGMVSALLSFLGGGILCASCCGQEEGARHFGLGGRHPYPISNPQHSQQMTFRNPSVHNSNDHPQSKDPRPPASSSRTQRTNFNGYNLNGLHFYWVLTKISPRLNQQTQGRELVCCGLCVCCHRNNS